A genomic region of Zea mays cultivar B73 chromosome 6, Zm-B73-REFERENCE-NAM-5.0, whole genome shotgun sequence contains the following coding sequences:
- the LOC103630384 gene encoding uncharacterized protein: protein MPPPLQPPLLLRLHLLFRSETQIPLLRRRPSCDAPHCRTRRVGGGGSGLRHRFWRNIVQKGDTVVDATCGHAGMTMTRSLCLRWWLTKQAVDVFMGWTFKNLR from the exons ATGCCGCCGCCCCTGCAGCCTCCACTGTTGCTGCGCCTTCACCTCCTCTTCCGCTCTGAAACCCAAATTCCTTTACTCCGGCGACGACCCAGCTGCGACGCGCCCCATTGCCGGACCAGGAG GGTTGGAGGCGGCGGCAGTGGGCTTCGTCACCG GTTCTGGAGAAATATTGTTCAGAAAGGGGATACGGTGGTCGATGCCACATGCGGCCATGCGGGAATGACAATGACACGCTCGCTCTGCTTAAGATGGTGGCTGACAAAACAGGCCGTGGATGTGTTTATGGGATGGACATTCAAGAATCTGCGATAG